CTTTGGCAAGTTAACTTCTTAAGGAAGTTGGAGGCACACTTGAATTACTTAATACTTATTAGGCATTATTAATAGGAAAATTCAAGACATtgattaaacaattttcttatatcatcaattgcTTCCTCTGCAGCTTAAAAAATCATTTCCAAAGAAAAATCTTCCACCAGCTCCACCCAAGGGACTACTACGAATGAAAAGCAGGGCACTTTTGGAAGAGGTACGAAATGGACTTCATGGTTGCATGTGCTTTTCTGTCTGGTAGACCTGCAAGTGGCTTCTGCGttgcattctttaaaattttttttgggaCATGTGATAAGTTTTATGATTGGGTTGTCAATTCTCTTTTACTGCCATTTTGTTGCTTTCTAGTTGTAGCTATTAGTGCCTCGTTTTACATAGGCAAATTCTCAAACTCGACACTTAATTTTAGAGTTAGTCCTTGTTAGGCTTCTAATATAATggaatatttatgaaattaatgAGAATGATGTGCATTTATATGAAAAtaagtttatttaatttatttgggaTTTGAATAGaaagttttattttcttttgcatAGGAGTGACTAATATTGTTAAAAGACTTGGTTTTGCAGAGAAGGTGCTCTTTGGAGGAGTGGATGACAAAGCTGCTATCTGACATTGATTTATCACGTAGCGTGGCAGTGGCATCTTTTCTTGAACTAGAAGCTGCTGTGAGGTCTTGTATGTTTTATTGTATCGCATCAAGTTCACTTTGaaacataattttatatttaagtgaAAGTAGACGTCTactgactttttttttttccaaagttACGCTACATATTTGCCTCTTGGATTTGTcaaattatttttctttgatttatattttctttactttttcaGCATTCCGGGATGTAGATCAGCATTCATCAGAGGCGAGTTCTGCTGTTGACAGCACAACTACTTCATCTCGGATGCCTCCACATTCAACTTCTTCTGTTATTGTTGGTAGCTCATCAGTTACATCGGATTATGGTAGTGATACTGCTTATGAGACATCGGATCTTGGAACACCAAGGTTAGGAAGGGACGAACATTTTGAAATTGGAATGGAGGATCTAAGATTGGATGAAGATTTGATTAATCCAATAGAAAAGCTTGTGAAGTATGGCATGTCCAACATTGATGAGGGGCTATTTATGGGACAGACTATTCTGGAGCAGCTTGAAGGTTTTCCTAGGCACAAATCGAATGACAGACATGTGAATAATGTCATAGGGAAGGATACATATAATGGAAATGCTTCTAAAGCCTTAATTCTTGCTGGCAATGGGATGGAACTTTTCTCTGAATCGGAGACTGGCGAGGTTTCTGGCCATGCTCGAAAGTTATCTATTGAGAGTGTTGGAAGTGACGGAAGTTCTCTAAGAGGCAGTGAAATATCAAACTCTGGCATACCAAATTCATCTGGTGATGGATCTCTTGATCTTCATGGGGGTGCTGAGGTTTTGAATATGGCAGGAATTCTTGGCAACGCTGAGTTGCAATTGTCACGTGATGCACAAATAATGCTTCCGCTGGATCAACGTCATAAAATGAGCAGAGTTCTAATAACCATGCAGCGGAGATTAGCCACAGCAAAAACAGACATGGAGGACCTTATAGcaagattaaatcaagaaatagCTGTAAAAGATTACCTTACAACAAAGGTATGTCAATTTAAAACCAAATATGCTTTCCAGATGCCACTTTTTGGGTTACCTTTTAACTttgagcctttttttttttttttttgtagagaGTGTTCCTATTTCTTGCTTGCTTAAATTATGTGCAACAGATTTCTTGGTTTTGACATGTATGCAAGGTCATATTGAACATCCTGATGTCCAAATGCGGACACATCCATAACTACTTCAATATCTTGTCAAAGGCTCCATTTTTATGTATATATTTGCTTGTGGATGTTATATTAAGGGCCCTAGCCAattttttctcttcaggtcaagGACTTAGAGGCAGAACTTGAAACTACaaaacagaaaaataaagaaaacctgCAGCAAGCTATTTTAATTGAGAGGGAAAGGCTTACGCAAATGCAGTGGGATATGGAGGAACTGAGGCGGAAATCATTAGAAATGGAATTGAAATTGAAGTCCAGAGAGGTTATATCACCCATTATTTttgctttttctttctctttctttctttctttctttcttcttctacttccttttttttttttttattgccttCAGTAGTTTTCTTTTCAAAGTTCTACATGTGATATCAATTTGTTGGAGGGAATGTTGTTTTTTCTTTTACAATATATTGAATTTATACTGTGTAATTATTACAGGATGAAAATTCAAGTGCAGGATTAAAAATGGGGTCCACTGATCAGGAGAAAGATACAGCATTGCAGGAGTTGGATGCTACTAGAAAGGAGCTTGAGAATTTGTCAAAACAGTATGAGGAGCTAGAAGCAAAATCAAAAGCAGATATAAAATATCTGGCAAAAGAGTTCAAATCCCTCAAAAGCTCCCAGGCAGAACTGAAGGAGAAACTTAGTCAATCATTGAAAGAGAAATATGAAGTTGAGGTACTTTATGGCGTCACTATCATGAACTACATCACTTAATTTAAAGATATTGTCAAGATAGCAAAATATTGTTTACTGCTATCAGTCACAGCTCTATAAAttgtgttatttttctttattcaaatcatttaacaaattttagttaattttgaaCTTCCTACATCATTGGTTCAGCATTATGATTTGGCTTAAGTAGCAGAAGTGTTGATTTTCTGATAATTCTATGATATGGTTTATTTTTCAGAAACTTCTTCAAGAGGAAAGAGAAATGAGTATGCATGAGAATAATGCTCGAAAAAAGTTGCTACATTATTGCTGGACTCTTTGTAACCAGCTTAAAGAGTGCAACCTCTATTTGTCTAACAAGGAGGATAAATTTATTGTGGATTCCTCACAGGCAGATGCTTTAGATTTGTTGTCTACGTCTGATGATCAAATTGGCCATCTACTTGCAGAGGTATTTATAAATCTTTTTCCACTTTGCTGTTCATCATTAAACAATTCTGTCTGTTGTTAGGGTTTTAATCGAAAATATGGCATTTTGTGTGCTCGACAAAGCATGGATGTACATCGTAGTTATCTTGGCTCGTTATGTAACGCAGTTATCTTGATTTGATATCTTCCGTCAGGAATTATTGATGTTGTATTTTGCTTGTTAGGGAAGTACATCGTAAATATCAAAtataaaaattacgttttatttCTTTCCTATGCCTTTAACATTGTGAATACTCTCTTCTTGATACACATATATGTTCTGTTTTTAAATTAGGCACAAGCATTGTTTGAAGATGGTAAAATTTCTACATCTGAGGATGATGGTATGGAGGCAACAGATCCAGAGTTAAGAAAGATGCTAGCAGATATATTAACTGAGAATGCTAAACTATGGAAACATGTGAATTATGTCATGCGTGTTGCTCTTCGTACCGGCAACACTTCTGGGAATAGAGATGAGCCTCCTTCAACAAAAATTGATAATGTAGAAATATGAGTGAGTTAAATATTGTATTCTTTACCCCCATAAAATTTTTTACAGTTTGATCGTTACTGGTAATCAATCGCCTGCTTTGAATAGCTGATCTCACCTAAACAACTGTTAAAAGTGTTGTAGTTTTGTGGTTCCACGCCAAGAAACCACCTTTTCCATATTGTATTCTCACTAGTGACTATAATAGAGAAGAGGGGCAAATGAAAATAAGCATTTTGTAATTGGTTTTTCTTCTTATTGGGTCATTGGATGCTTCTTGTGTGTTTAATGTTAGATGGGTTCCCAGAAGAGCTGAAGTACATGGAAACATTATTTAATGATGTCATGTTAGATTGGAAGCATATTCGCGTTTGCATAGAGCCTGTCTGTCTGCCATCCGCCATTACCAGATGTCTGAACTCTGTAATAGCACACTACTGTTCGATGCCAATAAATGGCAAATTTGGACAGGAAGATTACACAGTTACTTGGAAATTCCCTCAGATACCACAAGTGACAAATTATGGATCCACTCATTTTTGTTTTACTGAATAATTAATTAGTGGTTATTCATGAATAATTAATTATGGATCAAGCTTAAATCTTAGCCAGTGTCTGTTTCAGAATAAAAATCGAATTAATTCAATAAGAGGAGGAAGAATGTGAACCTCACACTAAGGGAAGGTGCGAAGGCTAAAGACCTAAGACAACTTAGAAATtggaattagttttttttttttgttttttaaggtACAAAGTCAAAAACAGCTTCCAGCTTTAGGAGAAAAGAACCTTTCAACATCACGTGATAAGCAACAACGGCCCAAATCTTGACATATCTCATTTTTGGAAAAGACAAGGACAACATACGATAGTTGCACATCACGACCCATGCTCAAGCATCATCTCTTTCTGCAAGTCAGCCCAAGCATATTCACACTCACATGCCTGCAATCAAGTcaaattaaattgtttaaaatcaTAACGGAGAAGGTGATCCTTTCAGAGCTCAGAACCAATTAGTATGATCGTCATGCGTGCAATCTGACTTCTAACTACACCATCACAAAATCATAACAAGGAGAAGAAGCCATCATACCTTGACAACAATCTATGTCGCGTGGCTCCACAAGAATATAAAGTGGCTTTCCCCTGAGCCTACACTGCCCCTGAAAGACAACATTGTCAGAGAAAAAATCATACATAAGGTTAAAAATACTTAGTTTGCAGAGGACATAAAAAAATACGAGTCATTATTACATATCAGACAGTAGCTAATTCTCTGTTATAATCATTTCTCAGTGAAGGTTTCTTCATATAAAACACAAGTACAAGGAAAGATAAGAGAGATATTATAACAGTAATGGTACTGCTTAAATCATTACCTTGACCTCAGGCAACCCGATAACACAAGCACATTCAACTACTTCAGCTCCCATGCGTTCTAACCAAAACATTAAAATATGACACACGGTATTGGTGAGAATAAGCCAAACAGCTGACAGTGACTAAAGGCAACGGGGTCAAGTCGAGGACAAGTTTACCCAGGAGTCTTATTGCAGCTGACAGGGTCCCGCCTGTAGCTATCAAATCATCAATTACCAAGGCACGTTCCCCGGGCTGAACAGCACCAACGTGCATTTCTAGACAGTCGGTTCCATATTCCAGCACGTACTGTTCAGAGATCACTGAAGCTGGGTACCAAGAACTTTGAATACTCAGGTACAAGATACTCCCAGGGCAAAAAATTCGAAGTACGAGGACATATGATAAATAACATAGAAATTTACCAACCAATACTAACTAAACTATATTGGTTCTCAAGGCACTCCAATTTCAAAACCAAGTCACCAAAAATCGATTGTCCATACCCAGTTAATCAGCAGACATGTAGATCACAGCTCTAAATTCTACATCCAAGTACCTGGCAGCTTTCCTGGTTTTCTTAAAGGAACAAACTTTGCACCAATGGCTAAGGCAATTGATGGGCCAAACATGAACCCTCTTGCTTCAACTCCTACATATTAAAAAAAACTTGCTAGAATTGGTAAGTAGTAAAACAAATCTAAAAGAATATCATTATCAAAAATTTAGATGATAGATCATCATCACACCATCTTCAGTTAACCATGAGATCCAAACAGGGAAATTAGAACCCTTATACGTTAATTGTTAAGCACCCTCCGATAGATCTACCAATACCCTTGTGAAACTGGCATTCATGTGGCAGCTGATCAGTTTTGCTCACAACTGATATGAACAATACAGAAATATCGGAACACTACTGGAATTGAAGGTTACACTCAGTTTTTAGCAGGCAGCAGACTAAACAATAGGTAGTTGGGGTAATTATCCTTTGAAAGCAATAAAAAAATGCTTGAATGTGGATAGTAGGAATAAAGTCAACATATAAAATGAGCAAAAATATGAAATCTAAGAATGTAGTCAAATGAACCAAATAAATAATCCGTTGTTCATTGAGAACTATACTAATTCAGTGCTTTACAAAACAATAACAGAGAGAGGATATGGTAGAATGAAGAGGTGAAGATAAAATAGCACTGGGTCTGTGTTTATAGAAACAGGTATAAATTTGTCCTGCTGGCACAGGGAATTCAGAATACTGTTGAAAGAAACAGGTATAAATTTGTCAAGGAATTACCACAAATGCATCATCTTTCCATATGTGGACAATATATCATGAAAGAGCAAAAGCTAAAATTAGCCAAACTCTGCAATTTTGaccaaaattattttttaaaaatatataaaattcaaaacCGAAAAAAGAATGTAGTTAATGATAACAGACTTCCTATATTCGGGTAGTTCACCAATTACCGGTAAATGTAATTAAGGGAGAAAAAAATAGAGACGGAGAGGGAAGAAGCTTTAATATAATACCAGCAACAACAGAAATGCCCATATCTCTGTAGCGATCAACAAATATGTCTACGGTGTCCTTAAAAACCTTGTGATCCAGAAACAAAGGTGTTATGTCTTGAAACATTATCCCTGTCAAGAAACAACTCTCAGCTAATATATTCGACGAAAATCCACATAAGGAAAAGAGACTACTGAGAACTAACAAAGCCTCTTTTTTTTCCTCAATACATACAAGAAAAAGTTGTAAAAAAGAAAACCTGGCTTGGGAAAGCCAGGCACCACCCGAATAGCTTCGGAGATGCCTTGTAGCCTGGGGTCTCCCTTGAGTCCATTCTCTGCGGCAAACATTTCCCTTTTTTTCCCTGACTTGAATCAAAGGCCTTAACCTTCTGTCTTCTGAAAAGAAAACAAAGCAAAGCAAAGCAAGAAGCTTTCTTGGGTTTGGCTTGGCAAGCTTCTGTGTGTCTCAGTTTGCTGAAATGGGACTTGGAGAATTTTGTAATTTCTGAACTAAACAGCACTGCTGAAGAAGAAATCTCGCAGTTCTCTATGCAATCTAAAGAGAGGATGAGCGCattaaataacacaattttgtcTATTTATGTTTGGCAAATACAATGCACTGTTCCTTTGAACCTTTGGTTCCAGCCACGCGATTTAAAACCACGTGCATTGCATCTTCTTTGCCTAATTGCTTAGGCGTGATAAATCAGATCGTTGTCGGATGAAAATCGGAGCATTAGCGGACAAAAAATGTCAACGAGGGACAGCACGCGCAACACATTGTGAGTGGAAGAGGGAGACAGATCCTGCAGAGCAAGATCTAGGTTGTCGATACGTATACTGTTGGGTGTATCTTTAGCTTCTATAACCTACGATTTCCCCAATCTTCCCATCCTCCTTTCCATTCCATTCTCTCcttttattttatgtttttttaacAGAGAAAGTGAAATAGtgaaaatcaaaatataaataatttataaataaataatatattttttaaaaatatataataaaatatatttattaaaaaaataattaattataatacattaaatttaaaaaataattttataaataatatacttTTAATTACTTAATAAGCTAAATTAGggtattttattcaattttttgcTTACCTCTTTTATCATTCTCCCTCTTGTActgtaaaaataaatttattttattttcatataaattaaaaaatataattaaaacaataaattttattttgttattttaatatactttaaattcatatttttttaattaaataactcattattaaaaattttaaattaatagatttttttaatacatattaaatAAGAATTATCACTCCATCAGTCCTAAAAAATATATTTGCATTTATTTTCAtatgaattaaaaaatatatagttaatatagttaaattaataaattttatctaatattttcttaatataaTCACTtatattatttcatttaaaattaaataactcaCATTAGTAAATTATTATTAGAACTAATGAATTTTATTCTTTTAATGTATATTAAATAAAAGCATATTAAAAAgttgataaataaattattttctttaaaataatggTTATAATTTGAAATAATCATCCTGCTACATCTCTAACACTTTTCTATACTTATAGGTCCCTTATAACAGAGATGATGAAAGCGGGACTATATTAGTGAAATAATAgtcttatgtttcatcaatatatATGTAGCTCATGGcctcttgttttttttttaaatattaataaaaacttaaaaataacaatgataataaattgatgaaatttaaatactattatgctaaaaaattatagaagtgataataataataataataattattattattatataaaatgtgAGTATTTACTtagaatattttaaaataaaaaaatatcaaaaataaagatataaaaaggaaataaaaaaaaatggggGATGGGAAATAACGAGGGCAAAAAGAAAAAgcctttaaaatttttatatattattttgtattttgatcgattagtaataaaaaaagatTAATATTGATTGTTGTTTGATaataattatatgattaattaaattttaacctCTTAATATTTAATCTTGCATCTCTCTCCGATTAtaagtaatatattttttatttattatttgtttatttattttaaatttaattatttattaaataaaaacaatattattcaatttttttaaatcaatcgtattttttaaaatttaattataaataattttattaaataattattcacttatttttaaattaatttataaataaattatataaataaataaaaaatagatCTATTTTTATAAGAGGAAGAAGTAAAACTGCTGATGCAGCCGTAAAAGTGACATGGGATGGAGGTCTAGGCAGACGAGGATGACAGCTTGAGCTTTAACCCTTTTGAGAAGAACGAGGTGAGGTTATTTTCGTCATTTGAAGGAAATTGACGGCTATTGATTGGCAGAGAATCTTGTCGCAGCAGATTTTTTAGATTTGTATGCTCTCTCCGTGACGTGGCGTTTCATAAACTTATCAAATTCCACCACACTTTCATTCTTTCGTCTACGCCTCTCCTATTCATCCTGCGGTTCCTATTGTCACACGTCGGCTAGAGAGATATCTAACTGTATTTTCTCTGCTTaccaaatatt
The sequence above is a segment of the Hevea brasiliensis isolate MT/VB/25A 57/8 chromosome 11, ASM3005281v1, whole genome shotgun sequence genome. Coding sequences within it:
- the LOC110672684 gene encoding PX domain-containing protein EREL1 isoform X3, which produces MKSRALLEERRCSLEEWMTKLLSDIDLSRSVAVASFLELEAAVRSSFRDVDQHSSEASSAVDSTTTSSRMPPHSTSSVIVGSSSVTSDYGSDTAYETSDLGTPRLGRDEHFEIGMEDLRLDEDLINPIEKLVKYGMSNIDEGLFMGQTILEQLEGFPRHKSNDRHVNNVIGKDTYNGNASKALILAGNGMELFSESETGEVSGHARKLSIESVGSDGSSLRGSEISNSGIPNSSGDGSLDLHGGAEVLNMAGILGNAELQLSRDAQIMLPLDQRHKMSRVLITMQRRLATAKTDMEDLIARLNQEIAVKDYLTTKVKDLEAELETTKQKNKENLQQAILIERERLTQMQWDMEELRRKSLEMELKLKSREDENSSAGLKMGSTDQEKDTALQELDATRKELENLSKQYEELEAKSKADIKYLAKEFKSLKSSQAELKEKLSQSLKEKYEVEKLLQEEREMSMHENNARKKLLHYCWTLCNQLKECNLYLSNKEDKFIVDSSQADALDLLSTSDDQIGHLLAEAQALFEDGKISTSEDDGMEATDPELRKMLADILTENAKLWKHVNYVMRVALRTGNTSGNRDEPPSTKIDNVEI
- the LOC110672684 gene encoding PX domain-containing protein EREL1 isoform X1, which translates into the protein MMQRRSPPKHRHDGTSPLPLGMDWSPPPRKWNGRDTIWPHDPRSGWSYCVTIPSWVVLSKSRNSDPVVFYRVQVGVQSPEGITTTHTVLRRFNDFLKFFSNLKKSFPKKNLPPAPPKGLLRMKSRALLEERRCSLEEWMTKLLSDIDLSRSVAVASFLELEAAVRSSFRDVDQHSSEASSAVDSTTTSSRMPPHSTSSVIVGSSSVTSDYGSDTAYETSDLGTPRLGRDEHFEIGMEDLRLDEDLINPIEKLVKYGMSNIDEGLFMGQTILEQLEGFPRHKSNDRHVNNVIGKDTYNGNASKALILAGNGMELFSESETGEVSGHARKLSIESVGSDGSSLRGSEISNSGIPNSSGDGSLDLHGGAEVLNMAGILGNAELQLSRDAQIMLPLDQRHKMSRVLITMQRRLATAKTDMEDLIARLNQEIAVKDYLTTKVKDLEAELETTKQKNKENLQQAILIERERLTQMQWDMEELRRKSLEMELKLKSREDENSSAGLKMGSTDQEKDTALQELDATRKELENLSKQYEELEAKSKADIKYLAKEFKSLKSSQAELKEKLSQSLKEKYEVEKLLQEEREMSMHENNARKKLLHYCWTLCNQLKECNLYLSNKEDKFIVDSSQADALDLLSTSDDQIGHLLAEAQALFEDGKISTSEDDGMEATDPELRKMLADILTENAKLWKHVNYVMRVALRTGNTSGNRDEPPSTKIDNVEI
- the LOC110672685 gene encoding adenine phosphoribosyltransferase 5 isoform X1; amino-acid sequence: MFAAENGLKGDPRLQGISEAIRVVPGFPKPGIMFQDITPLFLDHKVFKDTVDIFVDRYRDMGISVVAGVEARGFMFGPSIALAIGAKFVPLRKPGKLPASVISEQYVLEYGTDCLEMHVGAVQPGERALVIDDLIATGGTLSAAIRLLERMGAEVVECACVIGLPEVKGQCRLRGKPLYILVEPRDIDCCQGM
- the LOC110672684 gene encoding PX domain-containing protein EREL1 isoform X2, which gives rise to MELLCHYTFLGCSLKIKKFRSCSGTQIESSSVYLCQGVQVGVQSPEGITTTHTVLRRFNDFLKFFSNLKKSFPKKNLPPAPPKGLLRMKSRALLEERRCSLEEWMTKLLSDIDLSRSVAVASFLELEAAVRSSFRDVDQHSSEASSAVDSTTTSSRMPPHSTSSVIVGSSSVTSDYGSDTAYETSDLGTPRLGRDEHFEIGMEDLRLDEDLINPIEKLVKYGMSNIDEGLFMGQTILEQLEGFPRHKSNDRHVNNVIGKDTYNGNASKALILAGNGMELFSESETGEVSGHARKLSIESVGSDGSSLRGSEISNSGIPNSSGDGSLDLHGGAEVLNMAGILGNAELQLSRDAQIMLPLDQRHKMSRVLITMQRRLATAKTDMEDLIARLNQEIAVKDYLTTKVKDLEAELETTKQKNKENLQQAILIERERLTQMQWDMEELRRKSLEMELKLKSREDENSSAGLKMGSTDQEKDTALQELDATRKELENLSKQYEELEAKSKADIKYLAKEFKSLKSSQAELKEKLSQSLKEKYEVEKLLQEEREMSMHENNARKKLLHYCWTLCNQLKECNLYLSNKEDKFIVDSSQADALDLLSTSDDQIGHLLAEAQALFEDGKISTSEDDGMEATDPELRKMLADILTENAKLWKHVNYVMRVALRTGNTSGNRDEPPSTKIDNVEI
- the LOC110672685 gene encoding adenine phosphoribosyltransferase 5 isoform X2, producing the protein MFAAENGLKGDPRLQGISEAIRVVPGFPKPGIMFQDITPLFLDHKVFKDTVDIFVDRYRDMGISVVAGVEARGFMFGPSIALAIGAKFVPLRKPGKLPGTWM